The following proteins are co-located in the Periplaneta americana isolate PAMFEO1 chromosome 12, P.americana_PAMFEO1_priV1, whole genome shotgun sequence genome:
- the LOC138709962 gene encoding lipase 3-like, translating to MRTMMFYVFTSMKPEYNSKIQHMTSLAPVAFMKHVASPLVQFSANFAGGQLGMEAIELLGVGELRPSNAFMQILADVACSEVSVLQPMCENILFLLVGYDPSQLNETLLPVILSHTPAGCSTKTVAHYAQEISAVISTYSSEWIIASLSF from the exons ATGAGAACGATGATGTTCTATGTGTTTACGTCAATGAAACCAGAATACAATTCCAAGATCCAACACATGACCAGCCTTGCGCCCGTCGCCTTCATGAAGCACGTGGCCAGTCCCTTGGTGCAATTTTCTGCCAATTTCGCCGGCGGCCAG CTTGGTATGGAAGCAATAGAGCTGCTTGGCGTGGGGGAACTCAGGCCCAGTAATGCCTTCATGCAGATTCTGGCAGATGTTGCTTGCTCGGAAGTTTCTGTGCTTCAACCAATGTGCGAAAACATATTATTTCTCTTAGTTGGCTACGATCCTTCTCAACTCAATGAG ACTCTTTTGCCAGTCATTCTTTCTCATACTCCGGCAGGATGTTCGACCAAGACGGTGGCCCACTATGCTCAGGAAATCTCTGCAGTTATTTCAACCTACAGTTCTGAATGGATTATCGCTTCTTTATCATTTTAA